One window from the genome of Diorhabda sublineata isolate icDioSubl1.1 chromosome 10, icDioSubl1.1, whole genome shotgun sequence encodes:
- the LOC130449279 gene encoding DNA primase large subunit-like has product MNFSAGRRKANNITLNPDIAKVFAHDLNMYKTNPSDTISLNEFEELALDRLQLLRTIEQASARGHKQFSEDWKSYIKEELAKLGLKRYLRLLLGYNGQTEQDTQARRTDHHSHFILRLAYCRSEDLRRWFLIRELEWFKLRFLVQNQQSIMKFLELNNLTYLPIPQDAKEKIKTKVLAATVGVHETNFNTIDFYKVPFTEVLSLIKNRRVFLEHGYAYIPTSELVVSIQAQFRASLNESLSTYNQRLPSVDDDRLNSLLCNLHNVYTGKTHVVEDSKDGINPANLDNYSQQHFPLCMRHLYNTLKSNHHLKHQGRLQLSLFLKGIGLLYEDGMKFWREEFTKNPNIDETKFDKSYSYIFRHSYGKAGGMTNYSPYSCIKIIMSSVGPGEHHGCPFKHWDPSILKNKLVEYGLAPQAISSVMDLVNGGHFQLACSKYFECVSGQPPTTTINHPNQYFSDKLGIFKEKQAKKN; this is encoded by the exons atgaatttttctgcGGGTAGAAGAAAAGCAAATAATATTACGCTTAATCCAGACATTGCAAAAGTTTTCGCTCACGAtttaaatatgtacaaaacAAATCCATCAGACACAATTTCTTTAAACGAATTTGAAGAATTAGCTTTAGATAGATTACAGTTATTAAGAACAATAGAACAAGCATCTGCTAGAGGACATAAACAATTTTCAGAAGACTGGAAAAGTTATATTAAAGAAGAACTCGCTAAACTCGGCCTGAAAAGATATTTACGATTACTTCTCGGCTACAACGG GCAAACCGAACAAGATACACAAGCACGAAGGACTGATCACCATTCACACTTTATATTAAGACTCGCATATTGTCGTTCAGAAGATTTAAGACGATGGTTTCTTATTCGAGAATTGGAGTGGTTCAAGTTGagatttttagttcaaaatcAACAGAGTATCATGAAATTTTTAGAACTGAATAATCTGACGTATCTTCCGATTCCACAAGAtgccaaagaaaaaattaaaactaaagtATTAGCAGCCACTGTAG GTGTACACGAAACTAATTTTAACACAATCGATTTTTACAAAGTACCTTTTACAGAAGTTTTATCACTAATTAAAAATAGGAGAGTGTTTTTAGAACATGGATACGCTTATATTCCCACTTCTGAATTGGTAGTTTCAATACAAGCCCAATTTAGGGCATCCCTAAATGAATCTTTAAGC ACATACAATCAACGTCTGCCGTCTGTAGACGATGACagattaaattcattattgtgTAATCTCCACAACGTATACACTGGGAAAACACACGTCGTCGAAGATTCGAAAGATGGTATCAATCCCGCCAATTTGGATAATTATTCTCAACAGCATTTCCCGCTTTGCATGAGGCATTTGTACAACACTTTAAAATCTAATCATCATCTAAAACATCAGGGAAGGCTGCAACTCAGTTTATTCCTCAAAGGAATTG GATTGCTATATGAAGACGGTATGAAATTTTGGAGAGAAGAATTCACTAAAAACCCCAATATCGATGAGACCAAATTCGACAAATCTTACTCGTACATATTCAGACATTCGTATGGTAAAGCAGGTGGCATGACCAATTATTCTCCGTATAgttgtatcaaaataataatgagtAGTGTCGGACCAGGGGAACATCACGGTTGTCCGTTTAAACATTGGGATCCtagcattttgaaaaataaattagtagaGTACGGCTTAGCTCCACAAG cAATATCCTCCGTTATGGATTTAGTTAACGGAGGACATTTCCAGTTGGCTTGTAGTAAATATTTCGAGTGTGTTAGCGGACAACCTCCAACTACCACCATTAATCATcccaatcaatatttttctgataaacTTGGCATTTTTAAAGAGAAACAagcaaagaaaaattga
- the LOC130449280 gene encoding rhodanese domain-containing protein CG4456-like produces MLSLISKRINISSVRNLAMATVDKIVHMEEMEKLANDKNVLIIDVREQDEVKSTGIIGSSVNIPLNNLQHALKDAPKEEFSKLYGRSKPVSNSPMIFYCLKGRRALQALELAESLGFKNGRYYKGSWAEWSSKHH; encoded by the exons ATGTTGAGTTTAATTAGtaaaagaatcaatatttcgaGCGTTAGAAATCTAGCTATGGCAACTGTAGACAAAATTGTTCATATggaagaaatggaaaaactgGCCAATGATAAAAACGTACTAATTATAGATGTTAGAGAACAAGATGAAGTAAAATCTACGGGAATCATTGGATCTAGTGTTAATATTCCTT TGAATAACCTTCAACACGCACTTAAAGATGCTCCAAAAGAGGAATTTAGTAAATTATACGGTCGTTCTAAACCCGTTTCAAACAGTCCAATGATATTTTACTGCTTAAAAGGCCGTCGAGCCTTACAAGCACTTGAATTAGCAGAATCCTTAGGATTTAAGAA CGGAAGATATTATAAAGGAAGTTGGGCAGAATGGTCCAGCAAACACCATTAA